The sequence ATGTCCATCACTTTCTCTGGCAGGTATAGATCTTCTGCAgctatagataaaaaaatcaactggcCTCCTTTCTGCATTCCAGCTAACAGAATGCTCACAAATCTTGTCTCCATCCAGTTTCATTGCAACCTCAACTGGCTGGTCAACCAATCCATAAGCAGAAATAGAGAACTTGAAGACAAGGTTTGCTGTGTACAATATTGATGGGGAGAGCATACTAGTATTGAATTTGCCACGGATTTCAAGCCAAGAAACTTTAATAAGCTCAGCCACTTCTGGAAACCTGTAGGTGAACCATCAACATTTAAATATCATAAGCACAGAAACATAAAActgaaaaacgaaaaaaaataaaagaaaaacctgGATGCTGGATTAGAATTCCATTTCCAATAATGAGGACTATCGCTCCATCTAATCACGAGGTCCATTGCAGATAGCATGTAACATTTCTTCCCACTCTTTTTTTCCAATGAAAAGCTCTATCCAATCAAAGAGCAGCACACTATTAGACATATCAACTCAGTCACATAGAGCTTGGGACATGAGATTGGAGGACAACAGGCAAAACAACTTCTTCACCTGTCCCATACAAAATGTCATTTTCATCTCTCCAATGTGACAGCCTTGTCCCATTATTTACAGCCGTCTAAGGTGCATCGAATACAtgctaaaattattttgatttaattttttcagacAAAATACAACTCAAAAGGGCCATGAAAATCAAGGGACATCAACGCACATGctgaaattattttgaaatgtacCTCATAACTAAGATAGAAGTTACATTGATCATTACAGGAAATCTAAGGGAGGACTCGCATCAAACAATCACAAAGAGTAACTGCTGGAAGTATTGAGGTATAACTTTTGTCACTTGACCAGAAAATCTTAAGGTGTACAGAAAACCCTCAACACTATTCtagtttataagaaaaaatcacaGATTTTTGAATTTAGGAAACTTCAAAACCCTTTTAATTTCtatcaaagaataaaaagtaGCCTCAAAGTCAAAGGGTCCAACAAagacttggaacaaagttaatGGATGAAATTTAGCAAATTATAAGCAATCCAATCAAGCAGAGACTGTCAAACACAAAGGGGcctatacaaaaataaaaagggaattTTGTTCTTACCTTTCTCCCATTGTCAACAAGGATTGGATTGTCACAAAGGCTAAAATACAGTTCCCTTTTGGATGAAACAGATGCCAGCAGGAGTGAACCATCAGGGGAAGTGGAAAGGACAGACTCAAGATCGCTAGGCAAGAACCTCTCCCATACAACGTCGGATATGGCGGCCGACTTGAACATGGGAGAGACAGCTGAGAGACGGGCAACGTCCAGGGGAGCAGTAAAGGACAGTACGTTCGCTATGCATCCCTCCGGCAGCTCATTTAAATGCAATTCTCCTGATCTTTCCATTTTGGTATGCAAGAATTAAATCCTTTCTGCTCGCTGTAAGTATATCTTGGAGTGGAAAGTG is a genomic window of Populus alba chromosome 18, ASM523922v2, whole genome shotgun sequence containing:
- the LOC118051147 gene encoding F-box protein PP2-B11, whose amino-acid sequence is MERSGELHLNELPEGCIANVLSFTAPLDVARLSAVSPMFKSAAISDVVWERFLPSDLESVLSTSPDGSLLLASVSSKRELYFSLCDNPILVDNGRKSFSLEKKSGKKCYMLSAMDLVIRWSDSPHYWKWNSNPASRFPEVAELIKVSWLEIRGKFNTSMLSPSILYTANLVFKFSISAYGLVDQPVEVAMKLDGDKICEHSVSWNAERRPVDFFIYSCRRSIPARESDGHYPKKRGDGWLEIELGDFLCTEGEDGELEMRVFDGINYWKHGLIVEGIEIRPKEVGASPSS